From Lolium perenne isolate Kyuss_39 chromosome 5, Kyuss_2.0, whole genome shotgun sequence, a single genomic window includes:
- the LOC127303012 gene encoding splicing factor U2af large subunit B isoform X2 — MAEHDEPAPAPEATATLADGRSPPSKRGDARSPQHDAPPPKERSSKSRDRGGRDRDEDRERHRRRGADGERHLDRESGRDRGDRSRDRDRHHREDRERSDRREHRDRPDDRGYRRGGDRYAERGDRDRDGHRRHRSRSRSRPDSQSKRASGFDQGPSEAVPMAALPAVPAPIAGMLPNMQNMLPNLFNLPNLGQAQPMTQQATRHARRVYVGGLSPSANEQTVAVFFNQVMAAIGGNTVGIGDAVVNVYINHDKKFAFVEMRSVEEASNAMALDGIVFDGAPVKVRRPTDYNPSQAALLGPSQPNPNLNLAAVGLTPGLGGGIEGPDRIFVGGLPYYFTEDQVRELLETFGPLRGFDIVKDKETGNSKGYAFCLYQDVSVTDIACAALNGIKLGERTLTVRRANQGSEPRPEQENVLLQAQQEAQMKRLVYEVGALPTKVVCLTHVILPDDLRDDEEYSDILEDMTLEARKYGNLVQAVIPRPHPSGEPVPGVGKVFLEYADVESSARAKAGMHGRRFDGKDTVAVFFPENKFADGDYDA; from the exons CATGATGCGccgcctcccaaggaaaggtcctCGAAATCCAGGGACAGGGGCGGCAGGGACCGCGACGAGGACAGGGAGCGCCACAGGCGCCGCGGGGCGGATGGGGAGAGGCACCTGGACAGGGAGAGTGGCCGCGACCGCGGCGACCGGAGCCGGGACCGCGATCGGCACCATCGCGAGGACCGTGAGAGGAGCGACAGAAGGGAGCACCGTGATCGTCCTGATGACCGTGGCTATCGCCGGGGCGGTGACCGCTATGCTGAGAG AGGGGACCGCGATAGAGATGGCCACAGGAGGCATCGCTCCCGCTCCCGCTCCCGTCCGGACAGTCAAAG CAAGCGAGCGAGTGGATTTGACCAGGGACCATCAGAAGCCGTTCCTATGGCTGCTCTACCCGCAGTTCCAGCTCCTATTGCTGGGATGCTtcccaatatgcagaacatgcttCCAAACTTGTTCAATTTACCCAACCTAGGGCAGGCACAACCCATGACACAACAG GCTACTCGGCATGCTCGGCGTGTTTACGTTGGTGGACTTTCTCCAAGCGCTAATGAACAG ACAGTTGCTGTATTCTTCAATCAAGTCATGGCTGCTATCGGAGGAAACACAGTTGGAATTGGTGATGCAGTTGTTAATGTATACATAAACCATGACAAGAAATTTGCTTTCGTTGAGATGAGGTCTGTGGAGGAAGCAAGCAATGCAATGGCCTTGGATGGTATAGTGTTTGATGGTGCACCGGTGAAGGTTAGGAGGCCAACAGACTACAATCCTTCACAGGCAGCTCTGCTAGGTCCAAGCCAGCCAAACCCCAATCTCAATCTTGCTGCTGTTGGTTTGACGCCTGGCTTGGGTGGAGGTATAGAAGGCCCTGACCGCATTTTCGTGGGAGGTCTGCCCTATTACTTCACAGAGGATCAAGTGCGGGAGTTGCTTGAAACTTTCGGACCTCTTCGTGGATTTGATATTGTCAAGGATAAGGAAACTGGCAACTCGAAGGGCTATGCCTTCTGTTTGTACCAGGATGTGTCTGTCACTGACATTGCCTGTGCTGCCCTTAACGGTATCAAGCTGGGAGAAAGGACTCTCACAGTACGCCGAGCAAACCAAGGATCGGAGCCTAGGCCAGAGCAAGAAAACGTCCTCCTGCAGGCACAGCAAGAGGCACAAATGAAG AGACTCGTGTATGAAGTTGGAGCCCTACCGACAAAGGTGGTATGCCTGACTCACGTGATCTTACCAGATGACCTGAGAGACGACGAGGAATATAGTGACATACTGGAAGACATGACGCTAGAAGCACGCAAATACG GTAACCTGGTGCAAGCTGTGATCCCACGACCCCATCCCAGCGGTGAACCCGTTCCCGGTGTTGGCAAG GTTTTCTTGGAGTATGCAGATGTGGAGAGCTCGGCCAGAGCGAAGGCGGGGATGCACGGGAGGAGGTTCGATGGGAAGGATACGGTTGCCGTATTCTTCCCTGAGAATAAGTTTGCTGATGGAGACTACGACGCATAG
- the LOC127303012 gene encoding splicing factor U2af large subunit B isoform X1 codes for MAEHDEPAPAPEATATLADGRSPPSKRGDARSPQQHDAPPPKERSSKSRDRGGRDRDEDRERHRRRGADGERHLDRESGRDRGDRSRDRDRHHREDRERSDRREHRDRPDDRGYRRGGDRYAERGDRDRDGHRRHRSRSRSRPDSQSKRASGFDQGPSEAVPMAALPAVPAPIAGMLPNMQNMLPNLFNLPNLGQAQPMTQQATRHARRVYVGGLSPSANEQTVAVFFNQVMAAIGGNTVGIGDAVVNVYINHDKKFAFVEMRSVEEASNAMALDGIVFDGAPVKVRRPTDYNPSQAALLGPSQPNPNLNLAAVGLTPGLGGGIEGPDRIFVGGLPYYFTEDQVRELLETFGPLRGFDIVKDKETGNSKGYAFCLYQDVSVTDIACAALNGIKLGERTLTVRRANQGSEPRPEQENVLLQAQQEAQMKRLVYEVGALPTKVVCLTHVILPDDLRDDEEYSDILEDMTLEARKYGNLVQAVIPRPHPSGEPVPGVGKVFLEYADVESSARAKAGMHGRRFDGKDTVAVFFPENKFADGDYDA; via the exons CAGCATGATGCGccgcctcccaaggaaaggtcctCGAAATCCAGGGACAGGGGCGGCAGGGACCGCGACGAGGACAGGGAGCGCCACAGGCGCCGCGGGGCGGATGGGGAGAGGCACCTGGACAGGGAGAGTGGCCGCGACCGCGGCGACCGGAGCCGGGACCGCGATCGGCACCATCGCGAGGACCGTGAGAGGAGCGACAGAAGGGAGCACCGTGATCGTCCTGATGACCGTGGCTATCGCCGGGGCGGTGACCGCTATGCTGAGAG AGGGGACCGCGATAGAGATGGCCACAGGAGGCATCGCTCCCGCTCCCGCTCCCGTCCGGACAGTCAAAG CAAGCGAGCGAGTGGATTTGACCAGGGACCATCAGAAGCCGTTCCTATGGCTGCTCTACCCGCAGTTCCAGCTCCTATTGCTGGGATGCTtcccaatatgcagaacatgcttCCAAACTTGTTCAATTTACCCAACCTAGGGCAGGCACAACCCATGACACAACAG GCTACTCGGCATGCTCGGCGTGTTTACGTTGGTGGACTTTCTCCAAGCGCTAATGAACAG ACAGTTGCTGTATTCTTCAATCAAGTCATGGCTGCTATCGGAGGAAACACAGTTGGAATTGGTGATGCAGTTGTTAATGTATACATAAACCATGACAAGAAATTTGCTTTCGTTGAGATGAGGTCTGTGGAGGAAGCAAGCAATGCAATGGCCTTGGATGGTATAGTGTTTGATGGTGCACCGGTGAAGGTTAGGAGGCCAACAGACTACAATCCTTCACAGGCAGCTCTGCTAGGTCCAAGCCAGCCAAACCCCAATCTCAATCTTGCTGCTGTTGGTTTGACGCCTGGCTTGGGTGGAGGTATAGAAGGCCCTGACCGCATTTTCGTGGGAGGTCTGCCCTATTACTTCACAGAGGATCAAGTGCGGGAGTTGCTTGAAACTTTCGGACCTCTTCGTGGATTTGATATTGTCAAGGATAAGGAAACTGGCAACTCGAAGGGCTATGCCTTCTGTTTGTACCAGGATGTGTCTGTCACTGACATTGCCTGTGCTGCCCTTAACGGTATCAAGCTGGGAGAAAGGACTCTCACAGTACGCCGAGCAAACCAAGGATCGGAGCCTAGGCCAGAGCAAGAAAACGTCCTCCTGCAGGCACAGCAAGAGGCACAAATGAAG AGACTCGTGTATGAAGTTGGAGCCCTACCGACAAAGGTGGTATGCCTGACTCACGTGATCTTACCAGATGACCTGAGAGACGACGAGGAATATAGTGACATACTGGAAGACATGACGCTAGAAGCACGCAAATACG GTAACCTGGTGCAAGCTGTGATCCCACGACCCCATCCCAGCGGTGAACCCGTTCCCGGTGTTGGCAAG GTTTTCTTGGAGTATGCAGATGTGGAGAGCTCGGCCAGAGCGAAGGCGGGGATGCACGGGAGGAGGTTCGATGGGAAGGATACGGTTGCCGTATTCTTCCCTGAGAATAAGTTTGCTGATGGAGACTACGACGCATAG